In Nitrosophilus alvini, the following are encoded in one genomic region:
- a CDS encoding PAS domain-containing protein, whose translation MKIVKNIRTGEEIVKPQPVNMEVLFEGGVMISETDTAGIITYANRKFREMTGYSKDELIGSPHNINRHPDMPKAAFKQMWETIKKGEMWEGYVKNMRKDGKYYWVIVWIKPKFDENGNIVGYIAGRKVPERNMIKKIEEKYRHMRKNEI comes from the coding sequence ATGAAAATAGTTAAAAACATCAGAACAGGTGAAGAGATTGTCAAGCCGCAACCGGTAAATATGGAGGTTTTATTCGAAGGCGGGGTGATGATAAGTGAAACAGATACCGCTGGCATTATTACATATGCAAATAGAAAGTTCAGAGAGATGACCGGTTATAGCAAAGATGAACTTATAGGCAGTCCACATAATATAAACAGACATCCCGACATGCCAAAAGCCGCATTCAAACAGATGTGGGAAACGATAAAAAAAGGGGAAATGTGGGAAGGATATGTCAAAAATATGAGAAAAGACGGAAAATACTACTGGGTAATTGTCTGGATAAAACCCAAGTTTGACGAAAACGGCAACATCGTAGGATATATAGCCGGCAGGAAAGTTCCAGAAAGAAATATGATCAAAAAAATAGAAGAAAAATATAGACATATGCGAAAAAATGAGATTTAA
- the metH gene encoding methionine synthase, which yields MKKSKIRETAGKKILVIDGAMGTQLQNIDIPESAWEGKQGCNELLNKTAPGIVRSIHEAYAKAGADIIKTNTFGTIPWVLDEYGLANMTYELAYLGTKIVKEVCEEYSTEEKPRFAAASLGPGTKLPSLGHIEYDEMYEGYKIAAKACIEGGADLFLLETCQDPLQIKAALHACGDAADEAKKDIPIMVSATIELNGTMLIGTDAQTLAVIMEPFEILSLGFNCGTGPEEVEKHIKTLSSVWNGLISVHANAGLPQNRGGYTYYPMGPKEFTELEARFSAIDGVAFLGGCCGTTPQHIKALADAVKGKSPKPPTGSQPKSLASLFESRTLVQNPPPFLIGERSNATGSKAFRELLLNEDYEGTLSVAQQQVRSGAHGLDVSVGFAGRDETKDMKRVISLYNQKITLPLMPDSTQVPALEAALKNIGGRPIINSANIEDGIEKFDKICHLAKRFGAALVCLAIDEEGMAKTKSRKVEVAERMYERAVNLHGLDPRDLVFDLLTFTVGSGDEEYYTAAIETIEAIKELRTRHPEVGAVLGVSNISFGLDKHAREYLNSVFLHHCVKAGLTMAIVNVKNLIPYHKISEEDIKVCEDLLFNRREETDPLFKFIDHFSKAEKKEIQSDDEFEKLPLEEKIKQLLIDGDKDRMMPLLKKAKDEIAAEKIVNEILIEAMKVVGELFGSGQMQLPFVLQSAEVMKAAVDYLQPYLPKKEKNSDTVLVLGTVKGDVHDVGKNLVDIILSNNGYKVINIGIKVELEDFVKAYREHSAHAIGMSGLLVKSTQVMKENLEEMRKMGIDVPVLLGGAALTKKFIDDFCRPVYDGPIFYCRDAFDGITAMSRIEEGNFDTSLGSDNEEEVIVQTPKEEIAIDAKNIVLPKPAPVPVPPFWGRKRLQIDKNIAYEWLNKRMLFKQRWGYKSKGMEKEEYEKLLNSKVIPAYERLKSELAEVFEPVILYGFWPARRDDNSLLIFGENEGFSKDEDANREPLEDVIGRAVEIMTFPRQKKPPHRCIADYFHEDRHDVAAFTCVSAGSGFAKYESELFKEGRYHEYHLVHGLSVELAEALAEIAHKQIRIDLGILRNEKADLRDVKTRGYQGARYSPGYPACPDLELNRNIFNLLKPEEFGIELSETFQIHPEQSTCAIVVHHPDAKYFNI from the coding sequence TTGAAAAAATCAAAAATTAGAGAGACAGCGGGCAAAAAAATTCTTGTTATTGACGGAGCTATGGGCACTCAGTTGCAAAATATCGATATACCCGAAAGTGCATGGGAGGGAAAGCAGGGATGTAACGAGCTTCTTAACAAAACTGCTCCGGGTATTGTAAGGTCAATACATGAAGCGTATGCAAAAGCGGGCGCCGATATCATCAAAACAAACACTTTCGGAACAATTCCCTGGGTTTTAGATGAGTACGGTCTGGCCAATATGACTTACGAGTTGGCCTATCTTGGAACAAAGATTGTAAAAGAGGTTTGCGAAGAATACTCCACAGAAGAGAAACCGAGATTTGCGGCAGCCTCTTTGGGGCCCGGAACAAAACTGCCCTCTCTTGGCCATATAGAGTATGATGAGATGTACGAAGGATATAAAATTGCCGCCAAGGCCTGTATAGAAGGCGGAGCTGACCTTTTTTTGCTTGAGACATGCCAGGATCCTCTCCAGATAAAAGCGGCCCTTCACGCATGCGGCGATGCAGCCGATGAGGCCAAGAAAGATATTCCTATCATGGTCTCAGCAACTATTGAGCTAAACGGCACGATGCTTATAGGTACCGATGCCCAGACCCTCGCTGTCATAATGGAACCTTTCGAAATACTCTCTTTGGGATTTAACTGCGGAACGGGGCCGGAAGAGGTAGAAAAACATATAAAGACTCTAAGCAGTGTATGGAACGGCCTTATCTCGGTACATGCAAATGCCGGTCTTCCCCAAAACAGGGGAGGGTATACCTATTATCCGATGGGACCCAAAGAGTTTACCGAACTCGAAGCCAGATTCAGTGCAATAGATGGTGTTGCATTTTTGGGAGGATGCTGCGGTACGACTCCCCAGCATATAAAAGCCCTTGCAGATGCGGTAAAAGGCAAATCTCCCAAACCACCTACAGGAAGCCAGCCAAAATCGCTAGCAAGCCTTTTTGAAAGCAGGACTCTTGTACAAAATCCGCCTCCTTTCCTGATAGGCGAGAGAAGCAACGCGACAGGTTCCAAGGCTTTCAGGGAACTTCTTTTGAATGAAGACTATGAGGGCACTCTGTCAGTGGCTCAGCAGCAGGTGCGAAGCGGAGCTCACGGGCTTGATGTGAGTGTTGGGTTTGCAGGCAGGGATGAGACAAAGGATATGAAAAGAGTCATAAGCCTTTACAACCAGAAGATCACTCTTCCTCTTATGCCTGACTCTACGCAGGTTCCGGCACTGGAAGCTGCTCTGAAAAATATCGGCGGCAGACCTATTATAAATTCGGCTAACATTGAAGACGGTATAGAGAAGTTCGACAAAATATGTCATCTTGCAAAAAGATTCGGAGCAGCTCTTGTCTGCCTGGCGATAGACGAAGAGGGAATGGCAAAGACAAAGAGCAGAAAAGTCGAAGTTGCCGAAAGAATGTATGAAAGAGCCGTAAATTTGCATGGACTTGATCCTCGCGATCTTGTATTTGACCTTTTGACTTTTACGGTTGGAAGCGGTGACGAGGAGTATTACACTGCGGCAATCGAGACAATAGAGGCTATAAAAGAGCTAAGAACAAGACATCCGGAAGTGGGTGCGGTTCTTGGAGTGTCCAATATTTCATTTGGTCTGGACAAGCATGCAAGAGAGTATCTAAACTCCGTATTTTTGCACCACTGCGTAAAAGCCGGTCTGACAATGGCCATAGTGAATGTGAAAAACCTTATTCCCTACCACAAAATAAGCGAAGAAGATATAAAAGTATGCGAAGACCTTCTTTTTAACAGAAGAGAAGAGACAGACCCTCTTTTTAAATTTATAGACCATTTCAGCAAGGCTGAAAAAAAAGAGATTCAGAGCGATGATGAATTTGAAAAGCTTCCTCTTGAAGAGAAGATAAAGCAGCTTCTTATCGACGGAGACAAAGATAGGATGATGCCTCTTTTAAAAAAGGCAAAAGATGAGATAGCAGCTGAGAAAATAGTAAACGAGATACTGATCGAGGCTATGAAAGTGGTGGGTGAGCTTTTCGGAAGCGGACAGATGCAGCTGCCTTTTGTGCTTCAGTCTGCAGAAGTTATGAAAGCCGCTGTGGATTATCTGCAGCCCTATCTGCCCAAAAAAGAGAAAAACAGCGATACTGTTCTGGTTTTGGGGACTGTAAAGGGAGATGTTCATGATGTGGGTAAAAACCTTGTGGATATCATACTTTCAAACAACGGATACAAGGTTATAAATATCGGTATAAAAGTCGAACTTGAGGATTTTGTCAAAGCATACCGTGAACACAGTGCTCATGCCATAGGTATGAGCGGTCTTCTGGTCAAATCGACGCAGGTAATGAAAGAAAATCTTGAAGAGATGAGAAAGATGGGAATAGACGTTCCTGTTCTTTTGGGGGGTGCTGCTCTTACAAAAAAATTCATAGATGACTTTTGTCGTCCCGTTTATGATGGGCCGATATTCTACTGCCGCGATGCATTTGACGGTATAACTGCAATGAGCCGGATAGAGGAGGGTAACTTTGATACCTCCCTTGGCAGTGACAATGAGGAAGAGGTCATTGTGCAGACCCCAAAAGAAGAGATTGCAATAGATGCCAAAAACATCGTTCTGCCAAAACCTGCACCGGTACCCGTACCGCCTTTTTGGGGCAGAAAAAGGCTTCAGATCGATAAAAATATAGCGTATGAGTGGCTCAACAAAAGGATGCTCTTCAAGCAAAGATGGGGTTACAAGTCAAAAGGAATGGAAAAAGAGGAGTATGAAAAGCTTCTGAACTCCAAGGTCATTCCGGCTTACGAGAGGCTTAAAAGTGAGTTGGCAGAGGTTTTTGAACCGGTCATTCTTTACGGCTTCTGGCCTGCAAGAAGAGATGACAATTCGCTTCTGATTTTCGGCGAAAATGAGGGATTTTCAAAAGATGAGGATGCAAACAGAGAGCCTCTGGAGGATGTGATAGGACGAGCTGTAGAGATCATGACTTTTCCGAGACAGAAAAAACCGCCGCACAGATGTATCGCCGATTATTTCCATGAAGATAGGCATGATGTGGCGGCGTTTACCTGTGTCAGTGCCGGAAGCGGATTTGCAAAGTATGAGAGTGAGCTTTTCAAAGAGGGACGTTACCACGAATACCATCTTGTACATGGACTGAGCGTCGAGCTTGCGGAAGCTTTGGCAGAAATTGCCCATAAGCAGATAAGGATAGATCTTGGAATATTGAGGAATGAAAAAGCGGATCTAAGAGACGTGAAGACAAGGGGATACCAGGGGGCGAGATATAGTCCAGGATACCCGGCATGTCCGGACCTTGAACTGAACAGAAATATATTCAACCTTTTAAAACCCGAAGAGTTTGGAATAGAACTGAGTGAGACCTTTCAGATACATCCGGAACAATCGACCTGTGCGATTGTAGTTCATCATCCCGATGCGAAATACTTTAACATATAG
- a CDS encoding cob(I)yrinic acid a,c-diamide adenosyltransferase, whose translation MLQIYTGDGKGKTTAAVGLAVRALGNGLKVCFIQFMKGRPTGEIVSLKLLDDALGGGKIKILRNWDESFVKGEPTLKQKRMAKELFETAKEEIKGEYDLIVFDEVIVAMDFLLLDEEEVLEEVKKSSEKKEIILTGRGASPKLIEAADLVTEMRLVKHYFDKGVGARRGIEF comes from the coding sequence GTGTTACAGATATATACGGGCGACGGAAAAGGAAAAACCACCGCGGCAGTCGGCCTTGCTGTCAGGGCTCTTGGCAACGGTCTTAAAGTATGTTTTATCCAGTTTATGAAAGGGAGGCCTACAGGAGAAATCGTATCATTAAAGCTGCTGGATGATGCCCTCGGGGGCGGGAAGATAAAAATATTGAGGAACTGGGATGAGAGTTTTGTAAAGGGTGAGCCCACATTGAAGCAAAAAAGAATGGCAAAGGAGCTTTTCGAAACCGCAAAAGAGGAGATAAAGGGTGAGTATGACCTTATAGTTTTCGATGAGGTTATTGTTGCTATGGATTTTTTACTGCTGGATGAAGAGGAAGTTTTGGAGGAGGTAAAAAAGAGCTCTGAGAAAAAAGAGATCATTCTTACCGGAAGAGGCGCTTCGCCAAAGCTTATAGAAGCTGCCGATCTGGTAACCGAAATGAGACTTGTAAAACACTATTTTGACAAAGGAGTTGGGGCAAGAAGGGGAATAGAGTTTTAG
- a CDS encoding TonB-dependent receptor plug domain-containing protein — protein sequence MAKGFKRKYFSLAAIAATVSAVQISAVASSVVEIEKVVVSASKTLQAEEDVTDEVTVITAEEIERKGYRTLKDAVTASAGIEFASSGGYGQPTSIYLQGLPSDRTLVLIDGIRVNDITGLSGAQFELISLDNVERIEIIKGPQSGIWGADATAGVINIITKGAKEGVRADIKVEGGSYGTKNISLLFAKKRGAFDISLGFDRVDIDGFSAAEPGHSSQDYGKRGDELGWEDDGYENSTMNLKLGYDISDSDRIEASVTTIDATVHFDSYDYISGTSVDAPDGPYTLNNINDRFYKALYTKKTDRHKVDLVFKYSKFDRSLYGGYTGSVKEYEIKDRFDYEENGFLQASIGYQRFYQGLSGGSDLNKDYHNSYVFLTNYNRFFGGKTILTQTLRSDNYDAFEDKVTGKVGIKHYILDNFYLAANYGTGYNVPTPYKLYDVWAGNEELKPEKTKGFNISAGYDNLKVTYFETKIKDFIDYDYATWRYSNLEGTSRFKGFEVSFMKDIMENLIAGVTYTRLNATDSNNEDIPRRAKNKYGYDITWYPTHEHTVALYGYYVGERFDKNGAQTGKYNVTNVKLSHNFAPNFTGFVKIDNLFDRFYQEVDGYGTPGRSFYIGISASY from the coding sequence ATGGCAAAAGGTTTCAAGAGAAAGTACTTCTCTCTTGCGGCTATAGCAGCGACAGTATCTGCTGTGCAGATCAGTGCAGTTGCGAGCAGTGTGGTCGAGATAGAGAAGGTTGTTGTTTCGGCTTCAAAAACTTTACAGGCCGAAGAGGATGTTACAGATGAGGTTACGGTGATAACCGCAGAGGAGATAGAGCGTAAAGGTTACAGGACACTTAAAGATGCAGTTACTGCATCTGCAGGAATAGAGTTTGCATCCAGTGGCGGCTACGGACAGCCTACTTCAATATATCTTCAGGGACTTCCATCAGACAGAACACTTGTACTTATCGACGGTATTCGGGTAAATGACATAACAGGACTCAGCGGTGCCCAGTTTGAATTGATCTCTTTGGATAATGTAGAGAGGATCGAGATAATAAAAGGGCCGCAGAGCGGTATCTGGGGAGCGGATGCCACAGCAGGTGTCATAAATATCATTACAAAAGGTGCAAAAGAGGGCGTAAGAGCCGATATCAAAGTTGAAGGCGGCTCATACGGCACAAAAAACATATCTTTACTTTTTGCAAAAAAAAGAGGTGCTTTTGATATATCTTTGGGATTCGACAGAGTTGATATAGACGGTTTTTCGGCTGCAGAACCTGGTCATAGCAGTCAAGATTATGGGAAAAGAGGAGATGAGCTTGGCTGGGAAGATGACGGATATGAAAACAGTACAATGAATCTGAAACTTGGATATGACATCAGTGATAGTGATAGGATAGAAGCTTCTGTTACTACTATAGATGCAACTGTACATTTTGATTCATACGATTATATAAGCGGGACCAGTGTTGATGCACCGGATGGACCGTATACGCTGAACAATATAAATGACAGATTTTACAAAGCACTTTATACTAAAAAAACAGATAGGCACAAAGTAGACCTGGTTTTTAAATATTCAAAATTTGACAGGAGTCTGTATGGCGGATATACAGGAAGCGTAAAGGAGTATGAGATAAAGGACCGCTTTGATTACGAGGAAAACGGATTTTTACAAGCTAGTATCGGTTATCAGAGATTTTATCAGGGGCTTTCTGGAGGAAGCGATTTAAACAAAGATTATCATAACAGTTACGTTTTTTTAACAAACTACAACAGATTTTTTGGTGGAAAAACGATACTTACACAGACACTAAGAAGTGACAACTATGATGCTTTTGAAGATAAAGTTACAGGAAAAGTAGGCATAAAACACTATATTCTCGACAACTTTTACCTTGCTGCAAATTATGGCACAGGATATAATGTTCCTACACCGTACAAGCTATATGATGTCTGGGCTGGAAATGAAGAGTTAAAACCGGAAAAGACAAAAGGATTCAATATCTCAGCAGGATACGATAACTTAAAAGTCACATATTTTGAGACAAAGATAAAAGATTTTATAGATTACGATTATGCAACATGGAGATATTCAAATCTTGAAGGTACAAGCAGATTTAAAGGTTTTGAAGTCTCTTTTATGAAAGATATTATGGAAAATCTTATCGCAGGTGTGACTTATACACGCCTCAATGCTACCGACAGCAACAATGAGGATATTCCCAGGCGTGCAAAAAACAAATATGGCTACGATATCACATGGTATCCCACCCATGAACACACCGTTGCACTCTATGGATACTATGTAGGAGAAAGATTTGACAAAAACGGAGCTCAAACAGGCAAGTACAACGTAACAAATGTAAAACTGAGTCACAATTTTGCGCCGAACTTTACCGGTTTTGTTAAAATTGACAATCTTTTTGACAGATTTTATCAGGAAGTTGACGGTTACGGAACTCCGGGCAGAAGTTTTTATATCGGCATAAGCGCCAGTTATTAA
- the galU gene encoding UTP--glucose-1-phosphate uridylyltransferase GalU, whose protein sequence is MIKKCLIPAAGYGTRFLPATKAIPKEMLPIIDKPLIQYGVEEALEAGINIIAIVTGRGKRAIEDHFDKSYELEHQIKGTSKEHYLTEIREVIDRCTFTYTRQIEMKGLGHAILTGEVLIGNEPFAVLLADDLCIGEEEGILKQMTELYKKYRCPIVAIEEVDKSLTHKYGIVEAKELEENVFVVSNMVEKPKPEDAPSNLAIIGRYILTPDIFEIIRNTEPGLGGEIQLTDALLKQAKNGMVIAYRFKGKRFDCGTPDGYVEATNYFYSKLKN, encoded by the coding sequence ATGATTAAAAAATGTCTGATACCTGCTGCGGGATACGGAACAAGATTTCTACCTGCTACTAAAGCTATACCAAAAGAGATGCTGCCCATAATCGATAAGCCGCTTATACAGTATGGTGTGGAAGAGGCTCTTGAAGCCGGAATAAATATAATAGCTATCGTTACAGGCAGAGGCAAAAGAGCCATCGAGGATCACTTCGATAAAAGCTATGAGCTTGAACATCAGATAAAAGGAACTTCCAAAGAGCACTATCTTACAGAAATAAGAGAAGTGATAGATAGATGTACATTTACTTATACCAGACAGATAGAGATGAAAGGTCTGGGACATGCCATTCTGACGGGGGAAGTGCTTATCGGCAACGAGCCTTTTGCGGTTTTGCTGGCGGATGACTTATGTATTGGTGAAGAAGAGGGAATTTTGAAACAGATGACGGAGCTTTACAAAAAATACAGATGTCCCATAGTAGCTATCGAAGAGGTTGACAAAAGCCTTACCCACAAGTATGGCATTGTGGAAGCCAAAGAGCTTGAAGAGAATGTATTTGTGGTCTCAAATATGGTTGAAAAACCAAAACCGGAAGATGCTCCAAGCAATCTGGCAATTATAGGCAGGTATATTCTCACTCCGGATATTTTTGAGATAATAAGGAACACTGAACCGGGACTCGGCGGCGAAATCCAGCTGACTGACGCACTTTTGAAACAGGCAAAAAACGGAATGGTTATAGCATACAGATTCAAAGGGAAACGTTTTGACTGCGGAACACCTGACGGTTACGTTGAGGCTACGAATTACTTTTATAGTAAATTAAAAAACTGA
- a CDS encoding host attachment protein, translating into MRVGDLVITSNLGEMKIYKAEPRDLEAEAGLKPQNVKLDLINTIDYVEAHWNLKDIVTDEAGRFKADTGKMGGSIGQRHELENKMEEDVIKAIADDISKIISESNPPKWFLALPENIFSRVYEKIAAEAKNSLFKYIEKDLTKEDKNKIPDIFQKEGKRP; encoded by the coding sequence ATGAGAGTAGGTGATTTGGTTATTACTTCAAACCTAGGCGAAATGAAAATTTACAAAGCTGAGCCAAGGGATCTTGAAGCTGAAGCCGGTCTGAAACCGCAAAACGTCAAGCTTGATCTTATTAATACGATTGATTATGTGGAAGCACACTGGAATCTTAAGGATATAGTAACCGATGAGGCAGGAAGATTTAAAGCTGATACCGGAAAAATGGGAGGAAGTATCGGCCAAAGGCACGAATTGGAAAACAAGATGGAAGAAGATGTCATTAAAGCTATAGCAGATGATATATCGAAAATTATTTCAGAATCAAATCCTCCGAAATGGTTTTTGGCTTTGCCTGAAAACATCTTTTCAAGAGTTTATGAAAAAATAGCAGCCGAAGCTAAAAACAGTCTTTTTAAATATATCGAAAAAGATTTGACAAAAGAGGATAAGAACAAAATTCCAGATATCTTCCAAAAAGAGGGAAAACGTCCCTGA
- a CDS encoding M20/M25/M40 family metallo-hydrolase: MRVLEIFYEICKIPHCSHKSSELKEYISRFSKKHGFETICDKSGNILCRKDSAVLCLQSHYDMVCVGEAPDIEIVKKDGYITAKNSSLGADNGIGVAIMLWLMEKGIKAEYLFTADEEVGMIGAQNLQFELKSKYMLNLDSEDEKDIFIGCAGGLDIKALCDIKLAKPKFQNFYEIEICNLPGGHSGVDIDKNIPNAIKELSLFLYENDFELVSFEGGERINSIPSRAKAVINAKTPPASRDDITVRKCGDFDFIIEDGERLIHALAAFPSGVRAYDKEFMIPLDSVNLSIVKTDSKKGVVEVSARSMQKKGLERLKIQTKAFFEMAGFKVESYGYYPPWEPKISKFAKKVKKIYEKEGIKAGFKAIHAGLECAVISQKYPDLEIVSIGPDILYPHSTREKVSIDSIMKIAEITEKLANDFS, encoded by the coding sequence GTGAGAGTCTTAGAGATATTTTATGAAATTTGCAAAATTCCACATTGTTCTCATAAATCTTCTGAACTAAAAGAGTATATATCCCGATTTTCAAAAAAACATGGATTTGAGACGATATGCGACAAGTCAGGCAATATTCTCTGCCGTAAAGATTCTGCCGTTCTTTGTTTACAGTCTCATTATGATATGGTTTGTGTAGGAGAGGCACCGGATATAGAGATAGTAAAAAAAGACGGCTATATAACGGCAAAAAACTCGTCTTTGGGAGCTGATAACGGTATCGGCGTCGCTATAATGCTTTGGCTTATGGAAAAAGGCATAAAGGCAGAATATCTCTTTACCGCCGATGAAGAGGTAGGGATGATTGGAGCCCAAAATCTGCAGTTTGAACTGAAATCAAAATATATGCTTAATCTGGACAGCGAAGATGAAAAAGATATCTTTATAGGATGTGCGGGAGGTCTAGATATAAAAGCACTTTGCGATATAAAGCTTGCGAAACCAAAATTTCAAAATTTTTACGAAATAGAAATTTGCAACTTGCCGGGAGGACACTCGGGAGTCGATATAGATAAAAATATTCCCAATGCCATAAAAGAACTTTCATTGTTTCTTTATGAAAATGATTTTGAACTTGTCTCATTTGAAGGAGGAGAAAGGATCAACTCCATTCCGTCACGTGCCAAAGCTGTTATAAATGCAAAAACACCTCCTGCTAGCCGTGATGATATAACTGTCAGGAAATGTGGCGACTTCGATTTTATAATAGAAGACGGAGAAAGACTTATTCATGCTCTTGCAGCTTTTCCAAGCGGAGTGAGAGCATATGACAAAGAGTTTATGATACCGCTTGATAGTGTAAATCTTTCCATTGTAAAAACTGATTCGAAAAAAGGAGTTGTTGAAGTTTCTGCAAGGTCGATGCAAAAAAAGGGGCTTGAACGTCTAAAAATCCAGACAAAGGCTTTTTTTGAGATGGCCGGGTTCAAAGTAGAAAGTTACGGATATTATCCGCCATGGGAGCCTAAAATATCTAAGTTCGCAAAAAAAGTTAAAAAAATTTATGAAAAAGAGGGTATCAAAGCCGGATTCAAAGCAATCCATGCAGGACTTGAATGTGCTGTGATAAGCCAGAAATACCCTGATTTGGAGATTGTATCTATCGGCCCCGATATCCTATACCCCCATTCTACAAGAGAAAAAGTCTCAATAGACTCGATAATGAAAATTGCCGAAATTACGGAAAAACTGGCAAATGATTTTAGTTAA